The Bemisia tabaci chromosome 5, PGI_BMITA_v3 genome includes a window with the following:
- the LOC109032601 gene encoding armadillo segment polarity protein-like isoform X1, with product MMPNRPMYQAGRDPVKEEQTLMWAQNTYLNVESGIHSGTTTQASSVIAGKEMDTDQLMFDLDHEFNQEVFPSQPTKEEQTQMWAQNSYMVDSGIHSGAATQAPSVAAGKEGVDNDQLMFDLDLGFTQDFTQDQVNEVKQQLSQTGGQQVRGAMFPETLEEGMQIPSTQMDQTRPAPVEHSVGPSQMLKHAMNSLMNSYQDDADVATRAIPELTKLLNDEDHVVVSQAAIMVHQLTKSEASKHSVMNNPQMVTALVRAVSNSNDYETTKVAVGALHNLSQHRQGLSAIFKSGGIPVLVKLLSAPVESVLFYAITTIHNLLLHQEGSKMGVRLAGGIQKMVALLQRNNVKFLAIVTNCLQILACGNQESKLIIFASGGPIELVRIMRSYDYEKLLWMTSRVLKVLSVCPTNKPAIVEAGGMQALSMHLGHPSMRVVQDCLWTLRNLSDAATNVDGLHGLLQSLVHLVDSDDVNVVTCAAGILSNLTCNNQRNKMTVCQVGGVEALVQTIMNAGDCEDIIDPAICALRHLTCRHADCELAQNAVRMNYGIPVIVKLLEPTSSWSLVKAVVGLIRNLALCPANHAALKEHGTLQQLAQLLVRALEDNRYSRAEIENVQRTAAGILCDLTTDNDGAEMIEQEDASALLTELLHS from the exons ATGATGCCGAACCGGCCaa TGTATCAGGCTGGTAGAGACCCAGTCAAAGAAGAGCAGACCCTAATGTGGGCGCAAAACACCTACCTGAATGTTGAATCTGGGATCCATTCAGGAACAACAACTCAAGCCTCCTCGGTCATTGCTGGTAAAGAGATGGACACAGACCAACTCATGTTCGACTTAGATCATGAGTTCAATCAAGAAG TGTTTCCGAGCCAACCAACCAAGGAAGAGCAGACGCAAATGTGGGCGCAAAATTCCTACATGGTAGACTCGGGAATCCACTCAGGAGCGGCAACGCAGGCTCCATCCGTCGCAGCTGGAAAGGAAGGAGTCGACAATGATCAGCTTATGTTTGATCTTGATCTTGGGTTCACCCAAGACTTCACTCAGGATCAAGTCAATG aagtaAAACAACAGCTGAGTCAAACTGGCGGACAGCAGGTCAGAGGGGCCATGTTCCCTGAAACTTTGGAAGAAGGAATGCAGATTCCTTCCACGCAAATGGATCAAACGCGCCCAGCACCAGTTGAACACTCAGTTGGACCATCCCAAATGCTCAAGCATGCAATGAACAGCTTGATGAACAGTTATCAG GATGACGCTGACGTAGCTACCCGTGCAATTCCTGAACTGACTAAGCTTTTGAATGATGAAGATCATGTTGTCGTTTCTCAGGCAGCTATCATGGTGCACCAGCTAACCAAGTCAGAAGCTTCAAAACATTCCGTCATGAATAATCCTCAG ATGGTGACAGCCCTTGTCCGAGCTGTATCCAACTCAAATGATTACGAAACCACCAAAGTTGCAGTTGGCGCTCTGCACAATCTGTCTCAACACCGCCAGGGTCTCTCAGCCATTTTTAAGAGTGGAGGGATCCCTGTGTTAGTCAAACTGTTGAG CGCTCCAGTAGAAAGTGTGCTGTTCTATGCCATCACAACCATTCACAACTTGCTTTTGCATCAAGAAGGATCAAAAATGGGTGTGCGACTCGCGGGTGGCATTCAGAAGATGGTCGCGCTCCTACAGCGGAACAATGTCAAGTTTTTGGCCATAGTCACGAATTGTTTGCAAATTCTAGCATGCGGGAATCAGGAAAGCAAGCTTATTATCTTTGCCTCAGGAGGACCCATCGAGTTGGTTCGGATAATGAGAAGTTACGACTATGAGAAGCTGCTTTGGATGACCTCTCGTGTATTGAAAG TTTTGTCTGTGTGTCCAACCAACAAACCGGCAATTGTGGAAGCTGGAGGCATGCAGGCTTTATCCATGCATCTCGGGCATCCCAGCATGAGGGTGGTCCAGGATTGTCTGTGGACACTACGGAATCTGTCAGACGCTGCCACAAATGTTGATGGCTTGCACGGGCTTCTCCAATCCCTTGTGCATCTCGTCGACAGCGATGATGTCAATGTTGTTACTTGTGCCGCTGGGATCCTGTCGAATCTTACCTGTAACAATCAGCGCAATAAGATGACTGTTTGTCAAGTTGGAGGAGTAGAGGCTCTAGTCCAAACAATCATGAATGCTGGGGACTGTGAAGATATCATTGACCCAGCG ATTTGTGCTTTACGGCATCTAACCTGCCGCCATGCAGATTGTGAGCTGGCCCAAAATGCTGTCCGCATGAACTATGGTATACCTGTCATAGTCAAGTTGTTGGAGCCAACTTCTAGTTGGTCATTGGTGAAAGCCGTTGTTGGACTGATTCGCAACTTAGCTCTCTGCCCAGCAAACCATGCAGCCCTTAAAGAGCATGGAACGCTGCAACAGTTGGCTCAGCTCCTCGTCCGTGCGCTAGAAGATAACCGTTATAGT agagcTGAAATCGAAAATGTACAACGCACTGCTGCAGGAATTCTCTGTGACCTTACGACTGACAATGATGGTGCTGAAATGATCGAGCAGGAAGATGCCTCTGCTCTCCTTACCGAGTTGCTCCATTCATAA
- the LOC109032601 gene encoding armadillo segment polarity protein-like isoform X2 produces the protein MMPNRPMYQAGRDPVKEEQTLMWAQNTYLNVESGIHSGTTTQASSVIAGKEMDTDQLMFDLDHEFNQEEVKQQLSQTGGQQVRGAMFPETLEEGMQIPSTQMDQTRPAPVEHSVGPSQMLKHAMNSLMNSYQDDADVATRAIPELTKLLNDEDHVVVSQAAIMVHQLTKSEASKHSVMNNPQMVTALVRAVSNSNDYETTKVAVGALHNLSQHRQGLSAIFKSGGIPVLVKLLSAPVESVLFYAITTIHNLLLHQEGSKMGVRLAGGIQKMVALLQRNNVKFLAIVTNCLQILACGNQESKLIIFASGGPIELVRIMRSYDYEKLLWMTSRVLKVLSVCPTNKPAIVEAGGMQALSMHLGHPSMRVVQDCLWTLRNLSDAATNVDGLHGLLQSLVHLVDSDDVNVVTCAAGILSNLTCNNQRNKMTVCQVGGVEALVQTIMNAGDCEDIIDPAICALRHLTCRHADCELAQNAVRMNYGIPVIVKLLEPTSSWSLVKAVVGLIRNLALCPANHAALKEHGTLQQLAQLLVRALEDNRYSRAEIENVQRTAAGILCDLTTDNDGAEMIEQEDASALLTELLHS, from the exons ATGATGCCGAACCGGCCaa TGTATCAGGCTGGTAGAGACCCAGTCAAAGAAGAGCAGACCCTAATGTGGGCGCAAAACACCTACCTGAATGTTGAATCTGGGATCCATTCAGGAACAACAACTCAAGCCTCCTCGGTCATTGCTGGTAAAGAGATGGACACAGACCAACTCATGTTCGACTTAGATCATGAGTTCAATCAAGAAG aagtaAAACAACAGCTGAGTCAAACTGGCGGACAGCAGGTCAGAGGGGCCATGTTCCCTGAAACTTTGGAAGAAGGAATGCAGATTCCTTCCACGCAAATGGATCAAACGCGCCCAGCACCAGTTGAACACTCAGTTGGACCATCCCAAATGCTCAAGCATGCAATGAACAGCTTGATGAACAGTTATCAG GATGACGCTGACGTAGCTACCCGTGCAATTCCTGAACTGACTAAGCTTTTGAATGATGAAGATCATGTTGTCGTTTCTCAGGCAGCTATCATGGTGCACCAGCTAACCAAGTCAGAAGCTTCAAAACATTCCGTCATGAATAATCCTCAG ATGGTGACAGCCCTTGTCCGAGCTGTATCCAACTCAAATGATTACGAAACCACCAAAGTTGCAGTTGGCGCTCTGCACAATCTGTCTCAACACCGCCAGGGTCTCTCAGCCATTTTTAAGAGTGGAGGGATCCCTGTGTTAGTCAAACTGTTGAG CGCTCCAGTAGAAAGTGTGCTGTTCTATGCCATCACAACCATTCACAACTTGCTTTTGCATCAAGAAGGATCAAAAATGGGTGTGCGACTCGCGGGTGGCATTCAGAAGATGGTCGCGCTCCTACAGCGGAACAATGTCAAGTTTTTGGCCATAGTCACGAATTGTTTGCAAATTCTAGCATGCGGGAATCAGGAAAGCAAGCTTATTATCTTTGCCTCAGGAGGACCCATCGAGTTGGTTCGGATAATGAGAAGTTACGACTATGAGAAGCTGCTTTGGATGACCTCTCGTGTATTGAAAG TTTTGTCTGTGTGTCCAACCAACAAACCGGCAATTGTGGAAGCTGGAGGCATGCAGGCTTTATCCATGCATCTCGGGCATCCCAGCATGAGGGTGGTCCAGGATTGTCTGTGGACACTACGGAATCTGTCAGACGCTGCCACAAATGTTGATGGCTTGCACGGGCTTCTCCAATCCCTTGTGCATCTCGTCGACAGCGATGATGTCAATGTTGTTACTTGTGCCGCTGGGATCCTGTCGAATCTTACCTGTAACAATCAGCGCAATAAGATGACTGTTTGTCAAGTTGGAGGAGTAGAGGCTCTAGTCCAAACAATCATGAATGCTGGGGACTGTGAAGATATCATTGACCCAGCG ATTTGTGCTTTACGGCATCTAACCTGCCGCCATGCAGATTGTGAGCTGGCCCAAAATGCTGTCCGCATGAACTATGGTATACCTGTCATAGTCAAGTTGTTGGAGCCAACTTCTAGTTGGTCATTGGTGAAAGCCGTTGTTGGACTGATTCGCAACTTAGCTCTCTGCCCAGCAAACCATGCAGCCCTTAAAGAGCATGGAACGCTGCAACAGTTGGCTCAGCTCCTCGTCCGTGCGCTAGAAGATAACCGTTATAGT agagcTGAAATCGAAAATGTACAACGCACTGCTGCAGGAATTCTCTGTGACCTTACGACTGACAATGATGGTGCTGAAATGATCGAGCAGGAAGATGCCTCTGCTCTCCTTACCGAGTTGCTCCATTCATAA
- the Ino80 gene encoding chromatin-remodeling ATPase INO80, whose protein sequence is MYYDSEPAAPLHFQHLHNSLDVGPFLNYVENIFNEPIDSDGDSSDSEVDRKAIEMEVLHGARNGNFYPKSEKRSDKLRLYNLANVDEERSWIRSVLLSDSSDSDSDTPITKEDLQEMLKMHVYKKKLLAQRKKNPKRLRYQYYSTGFLANHDKFPARQSEFPSGKKQRKRMSFKKDKANKSEGNEKQETAHEAKMREKRKDAKTKKALAAAAKQSRLSKKKALLAAKTAEAMNIKRRKIWAQMAKKEIGKVQRARLNNHKEMLTSCRRVAQYCMKNWRQKAMQSQKNMKEIIWRTKRLTREMQAYWKRYDRVERETRKRMEKEAEEQRKMDVELMEAKRQQRKLNFLITQTELYAHFMSGKLGASSDEQLRILSQLDEEKNPRLAAYDDYDSETLKAKIKENVEGVVKAEMERTAQFGHARPDPELEEERPQPSLFKGTLKGYQLKGMNWIANLYDQGINGILADEMGLGKTVQSIAFLCHIAEKYSVWGPFLIISPASTLHNWQQEMSRFVPDFKVVPYWGSPQERKILRQFWDKKDLHTQEASFHVVITSYQLVITDFKYFNRIQWQYLILDEAQAIKSSSSMRWKLLLEFSCRNRLLLSGTPIQNSMAELWALLHFIMPTMFDSHDEFNEWFSKDIESHAENKASIDEKHLSRLHLILKPFMLRRIKKDVENELSDKIEIMVHCPLTTRQKMLYHALKKKIRIEDLLYSAGPYQSQNITSNLMNLVMQFRKVCNHPELFERREAKVPLSFGVGDYVVPKIVFDEALLIRAVPSLRHLLFNHLSIFAPEYVHQSIFSEEDRQQFESSFAAFSRLIDISPMELHKLTVGGILYRWLHIVEILRNFQTLQKFQHDWHPEAVTRWSALLPQRNLASELQFTAANGRKCVFAHQTVTLHCIPETMEHRVLRSRKFQEANPNSTVPESGKLELLPEFPFNPRPPKILTDHPTHLPAFLFEPVIKVETAPWTLYFSSRAAAWCRLQDERCNTPEGYACMWYGSPSLMDAFKKRHMNLHYTEIGGIIGSAPHTGWSNIIIPNKQTLVTDAGKLTVLNELLTRLKEQGHRVLIYSQMTRMIDLLEEYMWFRKHSYMRLDGSSKISERRDMVADFQSRSDIFVFLLSTRAGGLGINLTAADTVIFYDSDWNPTVDQQAMDRAHRLGQTKQVTVYRLICKGTIEERIMQRAREKSEIQRMVISGGNFKPDTLKPKEVVSLLLDDEELEKKYLQKQAERRQAEQLKEKERKRKAGKEGSRDENDLDTSVNSSPASPIVPNFEDTIVDPSTLVVKRGSKRGRPPQKRNRGLDLSLPNPVNESGIPPARMIVVKRGPGRPRLRTGGPANLGSRGFKVQRTNRPMASSDSFSSPVSSKKDSFDSSPG, encoded by the exons ATGTATTATGATTCGGAACCTGCAGCCCCCCTTCACTTCCAGCATTTACACAACAGCTTGGATGTTGGTCCATTCCTCAACTAtgtggaaaatattttcaatgaacCAATCGA TAGCGATGGAGACTCTAGTGATTCTGAAGTGGACAGGAAAGCAATCGAAATGGAAGTCCTTCATGGCGCTAGGAATGGGAATTTTTACCCAAAATCAG AGAAGCGCAGTGACAAGTTACGACTGTATAATTTAGCAAATGTTGACGAAGAACGGAGTTGGATACGATCGGTGCTATTATCTGAttcttcagattcggattcagacACCCCAATTACAAAAGAGGACTTGCAGGAGATGTTGAAGATGCACGTATACAAGAAAAAACTTTTGGCTCAAcgcaaaaaaaatccaaaa CGGCTACGTTACCAATACTATAGCACTGGTTTTCTGGCTAATCATGATAAATTTCCAGCTCGCCAGTCAGAATTTCCCAGTGGGAAAAAGCAGCGAAAAAGAATGAGCTTCAAAAAAGACAAAGCAAATAAATCAGAAGGCAATGAGAAACAAGAAACAGCTCAC GAGGCAAAGATGAGGGAAAAGCGAAAAGATGCAAAAACCAAAAAGGCTCTTGCTGCTGCAGCAAAACAGTCAAGATTATCGAAGAAAAAGGCACTTTTAGCAGCCAAGACAGCAGAAGCAATGAATATCAAGAGAAGGAAAATCTGGGCGCAAATGGCTAAAAAAGAGATTGGCAAG gTCCAAAGAGCGCGTTTGAACAATCATAAAGAAATGCTGACAAGTTGCAGGAGAGTTGCACAGTACTGCATGAAGAATTGGCGGCAAAAAGCAATGCAA tctcagaaaaatatgaaagaaatcaTTTGGCGAACTAAACGTTTGACAAGAGAAATGCAAGCTTACTGGAAAAGGTATGATAGAGTGGAACGAGAAACAAGGAAGCGAATGGAGAAAGAGGCTGAAGAACAAAGGAAAATGGATGTAGAATTAATGGAG GCTAAAAGGCAACAGAGGAAACTGAACTTCTTAATCACTCAAACAGAATTGTATGCCCACTTTATGTCCGGCAAGTTGGGTGCATCTTCAGACGAGCAACTTCGTATCCTGAGTCAGCTGGACGAGGAGAAAAATCCACGCTTAGCTGCATATGATGATTATGATAG CGAAACCTTGAAGgccaaaatcaaagaaaatgtaGAAGGTGTTGTTAAAGCTGAAATGGAGAGGACAGCCCAGTTTGGACATGCACGTCCTGACCCAGAACTAGAAGAAGAAAGGCCGCAGCCATCCCTGTTCAAAGGCACATTGAAAGGATACCAGTTGAAGGGAATGAATTGGATCGCTAATCTCTATGACCAG GGTATTAACGGCATTCTTGCTGATGAGATGGGGCTAGGAAAAACTGTGCAGTCCATTGCCTTTCTATGTCACATAGCTGAAAAATACT ctGTCTGGGGTCCATTTCTAATAATTTCCCCAGCATCAACATTACACAATTGGCAGCAGGAGATGTCACGCTTTGTACCTGATTTTAAAGTAGTTCCTTACTGGGGTAGTCCTCAA GAGCGTAAAATCTTGCGTCAGTTTTGGGACAAGAAAGATCTACACACTCAGGAAGCAAGCTTCCATGTAGTCATAACTAGTTACCAGCTAGTCATCACCGATTTCAAGTATTTCAATCGAATTCAGTGGCAATATTTAATCTTAGATGAAGCTCAAGCAATTAAAAGCTCCAGCAG TATGCGGTGGAAATTACTTCTGGAGTTCAGCTGTCGAAACCGGCTTCTTTTGAGTGGCACCCCAATCCAGAACAGTATGGCAGAATTGTGGGCACTCCTTCATTTCATCATGCCCACCATGTTTGACTCTCATGATGAATTCAATGAGTGGTTCTCAAAGGATATCGAAAGCCACGCAGAGAACAAAGCCAGCATAGATGAAA AGCACTTATCCAGGCTGCATTTAATACTGAAACCTTTCATGTTGCGACGGATTAAGAAGGACGTCGAAAATGAGCTTTCTGACAAAATAGAGATTATGGTCCATTGTCCATTAACAACAAGACAAAAAATGCTGTATCATG cactgaagaagaaaattcgGATAGAGGACCTTTTGTACTCGGCAGGACCTTATCAGTCTCAAAACATCACATCCAATCTGATGAATTTAGTTATGCAATTTAGGAAA GTCTGTAATCATCCAGAACTTTTTGAACGCAGAGAAGCAAAAGTTCCTCTATCATTTGGAGTGGGAGACTATGTTGTGCCAAAAATCGTGTTTGATGAAGCTTTACTCATCCGAGCCGTGCCCAGTCTCAGGCATCTCCTCTTCAATCATCTTTCTATTTTCGCTCCGGAATATGTGCatcaatcaatattttctgaAGAAG ATaggcaacaattcgaaagtagtTTTGCTGCATTCAGTCGATTGATAGATATTTCACCAATGGAATTGCATAAACTCACTGTCGGTGGTATTCTATACAG GTGGCTGcacattgttgaaattttgcgaaattttcaaactcttCAAAAATTCCAACATGACTGGCACCCAGAAGCTGTGACTAGGTGGTCTGCGCTTTTACCACAGAGAAATCTTGCTTCAGAGCTGCAATTTACTGCAGCTAATGGGCGGAAATGTGTTTTTGCTCACCAAACCGTAACTCTCCACTGTATTCCTGAGACAATGGaacatcgtgttttacgttcACGAAAATTCCAAGAGGCCAACCCTAATTCG ACTGTCCCTGAAAGTGGAAAACTGGAGTTACTGCCTGAGTTTCCTTTCAATCCTCGCCCTCCGAAGATACTCACCGATCACCCCACTCACCTACCAGCTTTTCTCTTTGAACCTGTGATAAAG gTTGAAACAGCCCCATGGACGTTATACTTCAGTAGCAGAGCAGCTGCTTGGTGCCGTTTGCAGGATGAACGTTGCAACACTCCTGAAGGTTACGCATGCATGTGGTATGGAAGTCCATCTCTTATGGACGCCTTCAAGAAGAGACACATGAACTTGCACTACACTGAAATCGGAGGTATCATTGGCAGCGCGCCACATACTGGTTGGTCCAATATCATAATTCCTAACAAGCAAACGCTTGTCACCGATGCAGGCAAACTTACTGTCCTGAACGAGTTGCTAACTCGACTCAAGGAACAAGGTCATCGAGTTTTGATCTACTCGCAGATGACCCGCATGATTGACCTCCTTGAAGAATACATGTGGTTTAGAAAACACAGCTACATGCGGTTGGATGGCTCGTCAAAGATATCAGAACGACGTGACATGGTTGCCGATTTTCAGTCACGTTCCGACATCTTTGTTTTCCTGCTCAGTACAAGAGCAGGTGGACTTGGCATAAACCTCACAGCTGCTGACACGGTCATTTTTTATGACTCAGACTGGAATCCAACTGTTGATCAACAAGCCATGGACCGAGCACACAGGCTCGGACAGACGAAACAAGTAACTGTCTACAGACTTATTTGCAAAGGGACCATTGAGGAGAGAATCATGCAGCGCGCAAGAGAGAAAAGCGAAATCCAGAGGATGGTCATCAGCGGTGGTAACTTCAAGCCGGACACGTTGAAACCAAAAGAAGTCGTCTCTTTACTTTTGGACGACGAAGAATTAGAGAAGAAATACCTTCAGAAACAGGCCGAGAGGAGGCAGGCAGAGCAGCTgaaggaaaaagagagaaagaggaagGCTGGCAAAGAAGGATCCAGAGACGAAAACGATTTAGATACATCAGTCAACTCGTCCCCAGCAAGTCCAATTGTTCCCAATTTTGAAGACACCATCGTTGATCCTAGCACTCTTGTTGTTAAAAGAGGTAGCAAAAGAGGAAGGCCTCCTCAAAAAAGAAATCGAGGCTTGGATTTATCTCTCCCAAATCCTGTCAACGAATCAGGTATTCCGCCTGCTAGAATGATAGTAGTTAAACGAGGCCCAGGGAGACCGCGTTTACGAACCGGTGGACCTGCGAATCTTGGCTCCCGTGGTTTTAAAGTGCAGCGAACAAATAGACCAATGGCAAGCTCTGATTCTTTTAGTTCTCCAGTATCATCTAAAAAAGACTCATTTGATTCTAGTCCAGGTTAG